GCAAAGGCTGAAAAAGCAAAAGCAGAGGGCGCAAGTGTTAAGGTGCTAGGAAGCGGCTGTGCGAAATGTAATCAACTTGAAGCTGCAACAAAAGCTGCACTCGAACAACTGGGCATGGATGCGACAATCGATCATGTGACTGATTTCGCACAAATTGCTACTTACGGTGTGATGACTACCCCTGCGCTGGTTGTAGACGGAAAAGTTGTTTCTTATGGCAAGGTTCTCAAAACCGATGAGGTCGTAAAAATCCTGCAAAGGGTCAGAGGATAGAATATGCATAAAACCAAAGATGCGGAAATAGATAAACCAAGGGTTGCATTTATCTGCGTCCATAATTCTTGTCGCAGCCAAATTGCCGAAGCACTCGGCAAACATTTAGCATCTGATGTTTTTGAAAGCTACTCTGCAGGCACAGAAACAAAAAATCGCATCAACCCTGATGC
The sequence above is drawn from the Candidatus Cloacimonadota bacterium genome and encodes:
- a CDS encoding thioredoxin family protein, translated to MALFGKKNKNEKNTSCCGGSCDAENMAKAEKAKAEGASVKVLGSGCAKCNQLEAATKAALEQLGMDATIDHVTDFAQIATYGVMTTPALVVDGKVVSYGKVLKTDEVVKILQRVRG